Proteins co-encoded in one Perca flavescens isolate YP-PL-M2 chromosome 11, PFLA_1.0, whole genome shotgun sequence genomic window:
- the fastkd5 gene encoding FAST kinase domain-containing protein 5, mitochondrial, which translates to MAACVLCRRVPRLCYLPGLRKDSTQAQHVPVKQKDETDDHEGKKGVLQHQDASSQGGYRLYYNPSSYHYSVWNSGTSQSQTDNDEDEPCISTLAPSFWQQSNRYSVSCSRHLSSSKNTLLDLAFNKGPEPEMPSVSPYYRKPTLPDVKVDTRAFLKCRPGYASITLDLTQRPRSIEWEEALPLLQKVTILKGSMKPCDVSQFLVELSHLHPDKMSLVRSDQRFIMLLRYSVENLRLFNDLQLLEVLQSFVWLDMPCAHTVLGLYEAELCRRANQMSLHQLLLAADLWRCIGRQVPQFLQHLYDSVRLHLGQMGVPELVQLLYIMGEGRRSPKDLIYPVEQHLMRHLQQLYPEEVGAVCLGLFKSQTSISEGSVTRIVDKAHSLVEDMSDFAMVNVLKFLRFSYLYHRAWLQAMAQEVPRRANRMGVKGLMHVALACSALHYRDDNILMAIAERVPSLVPHCRSKDSCKLLWAFGTLGFLPVQSPSFYLSLTEALRRRKAEFQRYPEHLLTGLLGLAFVSEFPEDLIALALSPDFVNIALKSTQLELKKDLFTLDEAVALELPQWSGPRLSCELREEVTEMLWKFAQSDVCQKPEVQEAESALQDLLGGEKFVCKRMILPHTRSIDLEVHLDTTGQPIPVNPASHTATLSPENSSSTFPSHQGWGRMNIGVTITEELLAQLTNTKNTPEPLTPSSTIKRPTSLHRVEPDEGGRLFDTGLDLTSDIIEILAKPSSRGSAPQNFKGTVKLGIQVSSRNHYCYHSQQLLGLHAMKRRQLKLAGYTVVELNHQEWSPMLRKTRAEKLAYLHCKVYNSLR; encoded by the coding sequence ATGGCTGCCTGTGTGCTGTGTCGACGGGTGCCCAGGCTATGCTACCTCCCAGGCTTGAGAAAGGACTCTACCCAGGCTCAGCATGTGCCTGTCAAACAAAAGGATGAGACTGATGATCATGAGGGGAAGAAAGGAGTACTGCAACACCAGGATGCCTCTTCTCAAGGAGGATACAGGCTGTATTACAACCCTTCCTCATATCATTACTCTGTGTGGAACTCTGGAACCTCCCAGAGCCAAACAGATAATGATGAAGATGAACCGTGTATCTCCACTCTCGCACCTTCTTTCTGGCAGCAGAGCAATCGCTACAGTGTGAGTTGCTCGCGGCACCTCTCCAGCTCAAAAAACACACTTCTTGACTTAGCTTTCAACAAAGGCCCTGAACCTGAGATGCCATCAGTTTCACCGTACTACAGAAAACCCACACTGCCAGATGTTAAGGTAGATACACGTGCCTTCCTCAAATGCCGGCCAGGGTATGCCTCCATAACCCTTGACCTCACCCAGCGGCCTCGCTCAATCGAATGGGAAGAGGCCTTGCCGCTGCTCCAAAAAGTGACTATtttaaaaggcagcatgaaACCATGTGATGTGTCTCAGTTTCTTGTGGAGCTCAGCCACTTACACCCGGATAAGATGTCATTAGTGAGGAGTGACCAACGCTTCATCATGCTCCTCCGGTATTCTGTGGAAAACCTTCGCCTCTTTAATGATCTTCAGCTGCTGGAGGTGCTGCAGTCCTTTGTGTGGCTGGACATGCCCTGTGCCCACACTGTTCTCGGGCTGTATGAGGCCGAGCTGTGCCGCCGGGCCAACCAAATGAGTTTACACCAGTTGCTGTTAGCTGCTGACTTGTGGCGTTGTATTGGGAGGCAGGTCCCCCAGTTCTTACAGCACCTTTATGATTCAGTCCGTCTGCACCTGGGACAAATGGGGGTCCCTGAGCTGGTGCAACTATTGTATATAATGGGAGAAGGTAGGCGGAGCCCGAAAGACTTGATCTATCCTGTAGAGCAGCATCTCATGCGTCATTTACAGCAACTGTACCCTGAGGAGGTTGGTGCTGTATGCTTGGGGCTCTTTAAATCTCAGACTTCAATATCTGAGGGTTCAGTGACTCGCATTGTTGATAAGGCACACTCTTTGGTGGAGGACATGAGCGACTTTGCCATGGTGAATGTGCTGAAATTTCTACGTTTCAGCTACCTGTATCACAGGGCGTGGCTGCAGGCCATGGCACAGGAAGTTCCTCGACGGGCCAACAGGATGGGTGTCAAGGGGCTGATGCATGTGGCACTGGCCTGTTCAGCGCTGCATTACCGTGATGATAACATCCTAATGGCAATTGCTGAGAGAGTTCCCTCTCTGGTGCCACACTGTAGGAGCAAAGACTCATGCAAACTGCTGTGGGCCTTTGGCACATTAGGGTTTCTCCCAGTCCAGAGCCCAAGCTTCTATCTGAGCCTCACAGAGGCCCTGAGAAGGAGGAAAGCTGAATTCCAACGATACCCAGAGCATCTGCTTACTGGTCTTCTTGGCCTGGCCTTTGTCTCAGAGTTCCCAGAGGACCTTATTGCATTGGCTTTGAGTCCTGACTTTGTCAATATAGCACTGAAATCCACACAGCTGGAGCTGAAAAAAGACTTGTTCACTTTAGATGAAGCTGTGGCTCTGGAGTTGCCTCAGTGGAGTGGCCCGAGGCTGAGCTGTGAACTGAGAGAAGAGGTGACAGAAATGCTGTGGAAGTTTGCTCAATCAGACGTGTGTCAGAAGCCAGAGGTTCAGGAGGCAGAATCTGCTCTGCAAGATCTGCTCGGAGGAGAGAAGTTTGTATGTAAGAGAATGATTCTCCCCCACACTCGCTCCATTGACCTGGAAGTACATCTCGACACCACTGGACAGCCGATACCTGTGAACCCAGCATCCCACACAGCCACATTATCTCCAGAGAACAGTTCATCTACATTTCCTTCTCATCAGGGTTGGGGGAGAATGAATATAGGAGTAACTATAACTGAGGAACTTTTAGCACAGCTCACAAATACCAAAAACACCCCAGAACCTTTAACCCCATCTTCTACGATTAAGCGGCCTACATCTCTTCACAGAGTAGAGCCTGATGAAGGTGGGAGACTGTTTGACACAGGGCTCGACCTGACCAGTGACATTATAGAAATTCTTGCCAAACCCAGTAGTCGAGGCTCAGCTCCTCAGAACTTCAAAGGCACAGTCAAACTTGGTATCCAAGTTTCCAGCAGGAACCACTATTGCTACCATTCGCAGCAGTTGTTGGGCCTTCATGCGATGAAGAGGAGGCAGTTGAAGTTGGCAGGCTACACAGTTGTGGAGCTTAACCATCAGGAGTGGTCTCCTATGCTGAGGAAAACCAGGGCTGAGAAGCTGGCATACCTGCACTGCAAAGTCTATAACAGTCTGCGATGA